In the Populus nigra chromosome 2, ddPopNigr1.1, whole genome shotgun sequence genome, tatgtgtgtgttaatttttattacaaatttattttaagaaataaattcattaaacacaaccaGATAAATGACCCGTGTtatgatataaaatatcttgatctacatttGTGTCTTAGTTTTTCtcgttttatttttacatatagttaatgaccttttttttcatttcttgacacaatgtttcttgatttatttaattagatgcgtGCAtaggtttttcaatttaattttaaaaatatttttaagtaagaaaaaatgttgaaatattctacatgtttaacttttttttttatcatgtattgatgtttttaattttttaatttttgatttttttcccatgacttttttataagagttttattgtttttttttcaccatttAACTCAAGTTTATAGTGTAttgtgtttgtttattttgattcttattcttttgattttttttctttttgttgatatttttattcttctcaATTTAAcactcaaattgaatttttttattgccatttaatttattttttttatttcggttTTGAcccctattcttttaattgctattttttatttaggatttttttgtataatttttttcttttgatttcttaggGATTGTGCTTCacagtgtttttcatttatagtGCTTCCAGACTGATAACATGGGTCACATGTTTGAAAAGTTAAGAAGggttgacatctttttttttaattttattttcttttccaatatcatcattcaatattttttttcatgttctttttttcaagtgaatttttttaCGGTATCATacttctataaagttatcatgatctcatatgTCAGGCATAGATTTCATGTTTTAATCCAGCCCTttctagataatattttttttattcttattttttattgttgcctCATTTTCCTAttgtgttattaaattaatcaagatttagTTTAACTATCAaatttttcttacttatttaaaaacataattattttttaatttttttaattaaaaaaattcagtccAGCTTGCGAGATACTTGCCCGCGGTGTAGTTAACTTCCATGTTAGGGAACACGTTCcctcaaaattcaattttttttatatttttagatcattttgatatactaattttaaaattaatttttttaaaaaataaaataaaaattattttaaaatatttctaaataaaaccaGAACCGTCACCCCCAATATAAAAATGGCAATAAATTCGGCTTGCAGCGGAGCACCGAAATTGGCAGTAGTGTACGCCTATTTGTGGCATTAGCGACGTGTAGTGGTGACTGGATAGAAAAGGGGTGGGTAAAAAGGGTAAGCAAGTGGGAAAGCATATGTGGAatagtatatttgtttttgtttttttgtctgcGTTTAgaagatatttttgaaaatttttgatttttttttaattttaatatacgaatataaaaaataaatattaaaaaataaaatatattattttaatatattttaaaaaaatattaaacaaaaaagggaTGAACACGTTACAAACATTATCAAAATTTAGGAGGAGGAGGGAGAGTAGGGGACCAAGAATAACAATAGAGGAAGGGACCTAATTTTTTGCTTTCACTAATTGAAAAGGACAGGGTCCCACTTGTGCTACCCCCACCCACAACTTGACCCCTTTTTAATGCTTCCTCTACTCTTTTGCACTTTTTATCAGCTGACGTCActcactcacacacacacacacagtttCACACATGTGGATAACATAACAAAACATAACATGTCATAACACACCCACCCAATTCCTATCTCTCTCttatccctccctccctccctcatcatcgctctctctctttctttcagtGCTACTCCTCCAAGCCCTGCTCTCTTCCTTTTCAAATCTCGAACGGAATAATCATTCTGCGAGGAAGGAAACAAATTTCACAGGGATGGAGAGAGATTCAAGAGAGCTCTTTTCCTGGTAGGTTTTCTTCAGCTTTGtaaatatatacatttttttttgttactggGGTggcaataatttaatattttttttgcatgaatTACTGCTTTTCAAccgattttctttttccttgcgGTAATTAATctgttttctttacttttttatgtATTTCCTTTTCTGGGTTCGTTCCATCATAatcctgtttgtttgtttgtttttttgtaaagaaGGTAAGAGATGGATCCTTTTTATGTTAGCTTCTTTATTTCTGAATTCCTTTGCATTTTTGGCATCAGGTTATTGGATTCTGTGTTTTTTGGTATTTGCTATTCGGGATGCTGGTTGATTCTTCAAATCTTTGGGGTTGAATTCCATTATTGGATTTAATTCCTGTTTTGACGCGTCAAGtggatttggttgattttttttttcttcctggtAGCTAGCAGTTCTGACACGAAAAGTCATACTTTGTTGCTTTATTGGGCTGGCTTCTATATTTTCACActgttttttctcttctttctttgaaagaaaaaagtcaAGAGCTTAGCACATCTTTGGAAAGTAATTATAAATTTCATCAAGTCTTAATTTTTTACTTCTTCATGTGGTTTCTTAATTAAAGCCTTGGATTTCGCTGGATAGATCATGTTCTTCTTTATGGAGTTAGAAAATTTGCAGTtgccttcttttgtttttgtttttaatgtttcttctgtttttcactttttattgtatagaaataattatctaaaataatcaAGGTTGTCCATGTAGTCATGATTGTAGAGTGACATTCCAATTGTCTCATTGGACTACTTACCTCTCTTTCGATTTCCTGTATTTCATCCTTGTTAGCAAAGATAATGACGTTTTCCTTCTCTGGTATTGCTTGAAGGTTATCTTAAAATCTGAAGATTGTAAAATCCATTTGTGGAACCACCAAAGAAGGTAGCTGTTGTTAGCTGAAAATTTGTTCGGTTAGAGGTTTCAATATTGGTGAAGTTTGATTTGAGTCAGCAGTGAGTTCAAGCATGGGTTACGTTTGTGATTTTTGTGGGGAACAAAGGTCCATGGTTTATTGCCGGTCAGATGCTGCAAGCTTATGTTTATCATGCGATCGAAATGTTCATTCTGCTAATGCTTTGTCCAAGCGTCATTCACGGACCCTCTTATGTGAAAGATGCAATTCACAACCAGCGTTAGTTAGATGTGCTGAAGAAAGAATCTCTCTATGTCAAAATTGTGATTGGATTGGCCATGGCACCTCGACATCAGCTTCCACACATAGAAGGCAAACAATCAATTCTTACTCTGGCTGTCCATCAGCTTCTGAGCTTTCTTCAATATGGTCATTTGTTTTAGACTTCCCTTCCAGTGGTGAATCTACTTGTGAGCAGGAGTTGGGTTTGATGAGCATTGCCGAAAATAGCACCACAGACTCCTGGGGTCCTACAGAGAATAATATTGGCCAAAATGCATCTGGAGTTGTTGAAGTTAATGACAGGCGTGAAATAGCTAAATCAGGTGTTTGGCTTGGGTCTTCTTCGATACCTGAATCGAGCTCTGTGCCAAACAATCTAGACCAGACAACCAGATCCGCAAATACATCTTTGCCTAAGGTATGGGGTACTTCAGTTTTTTAATTGTCTTGGAGGTGTAAGTAAATTATTCTGTGGAATGTAGGTGTTTGTCATTTTGGTTGCATGGACAATCTAATAAACAGCACAGTGATCTAAATTTTATACAAGAGAGACTGTTTTCTTATAAACTTTGCAAAATACGTCTAAAGGTTAGCTTATAGACTTTCAAAATCATCCACTGAAGCGTTACTAGTTTGGGAAACATAACTTCATCTGTGATACATTACATTGTAAGAGAAACTGTTTCTTTCTCAGCTTTTGTGAAAACAATTTTCTGAAATGCACTTCTGTTTGCTTTAACAGCTGTTAACAACTATGGGCTTTGAGCTTTCTTACCTCCTTCTAAGCTCACAGTCAGTCAAATCCTAACTTCATATAATTGTTTCTCGTTAGCAAACTGAAATACATATACATAGACCTTGTGCATATTTATGAAtacagaaattaaaattttcacataCCCATAAAGAAGCAAAAGTAACgattcactctctctctctctctctctctctgttcatCTGCAGTTATACTGTCCCGGGACTAAATGTACTGCATCCTACGAAGATGCTGATCTTTATGAGGACTTCAATATGGATGAAATGGATTTGAGTCTTGAAAACTATGAAGAACTCTTTGGTGTTACCCTCAACAATTCAGAAAAGCTTCTTGAGAATGGTGGCATTGATAGCTTATTTGGGACAAAGGACATGTCTGGTGCTGACTCCAGTTGTCAGGGTGCAGTTGCAGCTGAggttctcttcttttatttgttatcttttgCTGTCCATTTATCTTACTCAGCTttgtcttttgatttatttgttccTTGTTGTACCAATTGGACATAAATGCATACTTCTGGGATACCACGTcctttttatgtcaaattagTAATGGGAAAAGGATATATATCAAACAGTTTTAAGTTGCGGCAGTTCTCTTTGGTGAACATTATTTCCCTTTCATTTGTAGTTTGTTCTTCCAGAGGAAAGATTTATATAGTTTAAATATGTTTCCTCTGACCtgattgaaaaagataattccATGGTTGATATATATTTCACGCAAGGactttttattgaaaagaaaatgatctcACACCATATCTCACCTTGTGTTTTGTGGATTCTTGCCAAatggaaaaaaggaagaaaatgtcCTGACAAGGACAATGTGTTTATGTGTGCTGCAGAGGAAATGTTTATCATTAAGCTGAAACAATCTTAATCCTTGATTTGACTGGTCTTGTAACAGGATTGGAGTAATTCTTAAACAAGAATGGCTAGTTGATTTTGAAGTGACAGTAAGAAAATGCACTGCCACAGGGTTAAAAAATGACATCAACTTGTATGGCATCGTGTTAGCTGTCCAACAAAGTGTTCATTGAGCATTAAGTCAGTTCATGCATGTCAGAATTAACTGATCCTCGAATCATGGCACCGTACCTATCAAGCGGTTGGTCCTGATTCCCAAATCTCATAGATGTTGTCATTGTCTCCAAGGCATTTTCTACTTGTACATTTTCACTGAATGTAATGTAGGTGCCACATCATAGAACCTGGATCTGTGAGTCTTAGCCATAAGCAGTATGTGATCATGCTGACCCTAGTACTAAATGATGTTTGTTTCTGTTTGCTTTATTTTCCAAGTAATCACATCTTTCACGGTGAAAGATGTATGCAGTTATGTTTGGACATTTAGCGATACCAGTTACCAGGATTAATTTTAGCTGGGCGTACATAGTAGACTCCCTTTTCGAACTTTCAGCATTATTATCTAGTATCTTGGCATTCACAATTGGACTTTGATTGAAGttgatatgtttttcttaaaaccCTCTCCCAGCCTCCAAGgtctattctttctttcttttcaatttgcATGATAATTTGCATAGCTACTACAATTCTACATCTACCTGCCTATAATCACATGTCTTTTATAGAAACTTTCAGCAATAGGCATTTTCTGGGTTCATTCATAGTTAAATGTGTGTTTACTTGGATGTCTCCAGGGGTCATCAATTGGAGTGGTCAACGCCGTACAGCCAGCAAGCAGCAACGCGGCATCTGCTGATTCTATGATGAGCAATAAGACTGAACCAATCCTTTGTTTTACGGAAAAGCAAGGCCATTCCAGCCTCTCATTTTCTGGCCTTAATGTAGAGAGTAGTGCTGCAGATTATCAAGATTGTGGAGCATCTTCAATGCTTCTTATGGGAGAGCCTCCCTGGTGCCCCCCATGCCCCGAGAGTCCCTTCACATCAGCTAACCGGAGTGATGCTGTAATGCGTtacaaggaaaagaagaagacaaggaTGTGAGTATGCTGTCAATCTAAAATCTATTTGGTGTATTCACTTGGACTGCCACCTTTTTTTGTGATTCCCAAAAGGAAACTTGCACTTATTTTATGTGgcttttctcattttatttcaCAGAAAATCTGATTATGCTATTGACTTGTTGGATTTTCTTACCAAGTTGTACATGTATATTATATACTGTAATTTTTCCTCtgcttgtattttatttttgaggaaATTTGTCCACATAGTGCAATACAGTCTAATGTACCATACAATCCACAAGAATTAGAGGAATGCATGCATTTGAGTGTAGACATaatccttttcttcttgtttttgtagTTTACACACGAAGAAAAACCACTGCATTTatgacttgtttatttttagttgaCATGATTAGAAAAGAGCATTCGAAAGAACATATGGTTGATTATCATGTATAACTATTTACCTCTTTTCTTTAGTGATTTTCACAAATATTTTGCTCACCTGGACTCTAAACTGTCTTTTAtggttgtgtttttatttgaggCTTTTGTTGATTTTCAGAATCTTGTGCGCATTGTTCTGCATTTTATGGCAGTAGTGTGTTTAATGGTTCTCCTAATTCTGTCGTAGGTTTGAAAAGAAAGTGAGGTATGCATCTCGCAAAGCAAGGGCAGATGTAAGAAGGCGTGTGAAGGGTCGTTTTGTCAAAGCTGGTGAAGCTTATGATTATGATCCACTTAGCCAAACGAGAAGTTTCTGAGTGTACAATGTTAAACCATGCTCTTAGAAGAATAAAGGGAAAGAAACCGATCTTTAGTTTTGAGAGACTCGGTATTTTTTCCTAAACAACAGCGGAAATTGATACCTTATTTTCCTTGCAATGACAGGCTATATGATTGTATTGATGGGGTCAAGGATTTTGCGGGCATAAAAGGTGGAGCATGGAAGTAAGAGAACTGGTTCCTGTTGCATCACCAAAAAGGTTCTGGGGCAGAAGTTCCCATCAACGTGAATGAAGATGGTTTCTGACATCATCCAACATGATTGCCCAATTGTCTTGCCTTGACACAATGGAAAATCTCATTTCCTGTTGAATTCCCTGAGCAGTTTCACGAGTTTCGTTTTTTTCTCTAGGGAATGTATACTTATTTGTCCAGCCATAAAAATGCTTAATGCTCATAATGTCGACTGTTAATCTTCCAACTCGGATCAATTCTATAAGTGGCTTCCCTATATGGTGGGTATCTGAACTCCCAGTTGCTAGGTTGGCCGAAGATCTTGCAGTTGTAGTTTTCCTTTCTTCCTTCCATTTGGCATGTATATATCAGAGGATTTATATATGTAGTTGAGAGGGTATGTATGATATCTGGCCTGAACCAGCTGTAGTtgtaattttcttcttttccgtGGGCTTGTAAATCGCACAGGATGATTATATATGCTTGTAGTTTTGAGAGGATTAAtactagatatttttttcttaattatttgttaattttcttggtcTATTTATGTACTTCTTACATTACTTGCTGTTGATTGCAGTAGAGTTTAGTTAGAGTATGTACCCTTGATGATAATGCAGACAGGCTGTTTCTGTGTCTTTTTTAATGTATACCATTGGATTAAGT is a window encoding:
- the LOC133682548 gene encoding zinc finger protein CONSTANS-LIKE 9-like, which encodes MGYVCDFCGEQRSMVYCRSDAASLCLSCDRNVHSANALSKRHSRTLLCERCNSQPALVRCAEERISLCQNCDWIGHGTSTSASTHRRQTINSYSGCPSASELSSIWSFVLDFPSSGESTCEQELGLMSIAENSTTDSWGPTENNIGQNASGVVEVNDRREIAKSGVWLGSSSIPESSSVPNNLDQTTRSANTSLPKLYCPGTKCTASYEDADLYEDFNMDEMDLSLENYEELFGVTLNNSEKLLENGGIDSLFGTKDMSGADSSCQGAVAAEGSSIGVVNAVQPASSNAASADSMMSNKTEPILCFTEKQGHSSLSFSGLNVESSAADYQDCGASSMLLMGEPPWCPPCPESPFTSANRSDAVMRYKEKKKTRMFEKKVRYASRKARADVRRRVKGRFVKAGEAYDYDPLSQTRSF